Proteins co-encoded in one Pseudarthrobacter chlorophenolicus A6 genomic window:
- a CDS encoding glutamate-5-semialdehyde dehydrogenase, with protein sequence MTEALIHTTADNSADTAATATPQRQAPSAAPAPGDGPLTDAGIEAAVHAIADRSRHAARRMAMANRAWKDRGLRAVGAALQANTRAILDANARDVANGKANGTSAALLDRLTLTDARIDGLVAALENLANLPDPVGNVVRGQTLPNGLRLRQVNVPMGVVAAIYEARPNVTVDIAGLALKSGNAVILRGGSAAESTNGVLVRVLREALESVGLPADAVQTVDQYGRAGATVLMRARGRVDVLIPRGGRDLIQSVVTNSAVPVIETGEGNVHIFIDESANEDMAVEILLNAKTQRPSVCNTVETLLVHSGSTVLPAVAKALSKAGVRLHADERVRAALPASVAADAATDEDWGTEYMDLDLAVAMVDSLDEAVRHIRKWSTGHTEAILTNDLANAERFIAEVDSAAVIVNASTRFTDGGELGLGAEVGISTQKLHARGPMGLTELTTTKWIVQGEGQVRG encoded by the coding sequence ATGACTGAGGCCCTGATCCACACGACTGCCGACAACTCCGCAGACACCGCCGCCACGGCCACCCCGCAGCGGCAGGCCCCCTCAGCAGCTCCCGCCCCGGGGGACGGTCCGCTCACCGATGCCGGAATCGAGGCCGCGGTACACGCCATCGCCGACCGTTCGCGCCACGCCGCCCGCCGGATGGCCATGGCCAACCGGGCCTGGAAGGACCGCGGCCTGCGCGCCGTCGGGGCGGCGCTTCAGGCCAACACCCGCGCCATTCTCGACGCCAACGCGCGAGACGTCGCCAACGGCAAGGCCAACGGAACATCGGCAGCGCTGCTGGACCGGCTGACGCTCACCGACGCCCGCATCGACGGACTGGTGGCCGCCCTGGAGAACCTCGCCAACCTGCCGGACCCCGTAGGCAACGTGGTCCGCGGCCAGACCCTTCCTAACGGACTGCGGCTGCGCCAGGTCAACGTTCCCATGGGTGTTGTGGCGGCCATTTACGAAGCCCGGCCCAACGTCACCGTAGACATCGCAGGACTTGCACTTAAGAGCGGCAACGCCGTCATCCTTCGCGGCGGCAGCGCGGCGGAATCAACCAACGGCGTCCTGGTCAGGGTCTTGCGCGAAGCCCTGGAGTCGGTGGGGCTGCCCGCGGACGCCGTCCAGACGGTGGACCAGTACGGCCGTGCCGGCGCCACCGTGCTGATGCGTGCCCGCGGCAGGGTAGACGTCCTCATCCCGCGGGGCGGCCGCGACCTCATCCAGTCGGTGGTGACCAACTCCGCCGTGCCCGTCATCGAGACAGGCGAAGGCAACGTCCATATCTTCATCGACGAATCGGCCAACGAAGACATGGCCGTGGAGATCCTCCTCAACGCCAAGACGCAGCGGCCCAGCGTCTGCAACACCGTGGAAACCCTCCTGGTCCATTCCGGGTCTACCGTCCTTCCCGCCGTGGCCAAAGCGCTCAGCAAGGCCGGCGTCCGCCTGCATGCCGATGAGCGCGTCCGTGCGGCCCTCCCGGCTTCGGTAGCTGCCGACGCCGCCACGGACGAGGACTGGGGCACGGAGTACATGGACCTGGACCTTGCCGTGGCAATGGTGGACAGTCTGGACGAAGCGGTCCGCCACATCCGGAAGTGGTCCACGGGCCACACGGAGGCGATCCTCACCAACGACCTCGCCAATGCCGAACGGTTCATCGCCGAGGTGGATTCCGCTGCCGTGATCGTCAACGCTTCCACCCGGTTTACCGATGGCGGGGAGCTCGGGCTCGGCGCCGAAGTGGGCATCTCCACCCAGAAGCTGCATGCCCGCGGGCCCATGGGGCTCACCGAGCTCACCACCACCAAGTGGATCGTCCAGGGTGAAGGCCAGGTCCGCGGGTAG
- the proB gene encoding glutamate 5-kinase, with product MSPRATATEPASGSVDRSALAGARRVVVKVGSSSLTSIKGGISEESLTALADALAAKRNSGTEIILVSSGAIAAGLAPLGLAKRPRDLATQQAAASVGQGLLMARYTQAFGAHGVTVSQVLLTAEDLMRRSQHTNALRAMDRLLNLGVVPVVNENDTVATHEIRFGDNDRLAALVAHLVRADALVLLSDVDSLYDGPPAQGAKRIPLVTGAHDLEGVSIGKTGKAGVGTGGMLTKVEAASMAAGSGIHALVTSTPNAAAALNGEDVGTWFTVNGARKPVRLLWLAHVASVQGRLILDEGAVRAVRHHRTSLLPAGISAVHGVFEAGDAVEIAGADGTIVARGLVNYSSEELPRMLGRSTRDLGEELGTGYDREVVHVDDLVLV from the coding sequence ATGAGTCCTAGGGCTACAGCCACGGAACCGGCGTCCGGTTCCGTGGACAGGAGTGCGCTGGCCGGGGCCCGCCGGGTTGTGGTGAAGGTTGGCTCCTCGTCGCTGACAAGCATCAAGGGCGGGATTTCCGAGGAGTCCCTCACCGCCCTCGCGGACGCCCTGGCTGCCAAGCGCAACAGCGGCACCGAAATCATCCTGGTTTCCTCAGGCGCCATCGCCGCGGGGCTGGCACCGCTTGGTTTGGCCAAGCGTCCCCGGGACCTTGCCACCCAGCAGGCTGCTGCCAGCGTGGGGCAGGGACTCCTCATGGCCCGGTACACGCAGGCCTTTGGTGCCCACGGCGTTACCGTCAGCCAGGTCCTGCTCACCGCTGAAGACCTGATGCGGCGGAGCCAGCACACCAACGCCCTGCGCGCCATGGACCGGCTGCTGAACCTCGGGGTGGTCCCGGTGGTCAACGAAAACGACACCGTGGCCACCCATGAGATCCGCTTCGGCGACAACGACCGGCTGGCCGCACTGGTGGCGCACCTGGTGCGCGCCGACGCGCTCGTCCTGCTGTCCGACGTCGACTCCCTCTATGACGGGCCGCCCGCCCAGGGTGCCAAGCGGATCCCGCTGGTCACCGGCGCGCACGACCTCGAGGGAGTGTCCATCGGCAAGACCGGCAAAGCCGGGGTTGGCACCGGCGGCATGCTTACCAAGGTGGAGGCGGCCAGCATGGCTGCAGGATCCGGCATTCACGCGCTGGTGACCTCCACGCCCAATGCCGCCGCCGCACTCAACGGTGAGGACGTTGGTACCTGGTTCACCGTCAACGGCGCCCGCAAACCCGTCCGCCTGCTGTGGCTTGCCCACGTTGCCTCTGTCCAGGGCAGGCTGATCCTGGACGAGGGCGCCGTCCGGGCCGTCCGCCACCACCGGACCTCGCTGCTGCCGGCCGGCATATCCGCCGTTCACGGCGTCTTCGAAGCGGGCGACGCCGTCGAGATCGCAGGTGCCGACGGCACCATCGTGGCCCGGGGCCTGGTCAACTACTCCTCCGAAGAGCTGCCACGCATGCTGGGACGGTCCACCCGCGACCTCGGCGAGGAACTCGGCACCGGCTACGACCGTGAAGTTGTTCATGTTGACGACCTGGTGCTGGTTTGA
- the obgE gene encoding GTPase ObgE, which yields MASFVDRVVLHVSGGTGGHGCVSVHREKFKPLGGPDGGNGGNGGDVILRVDHQTTTLLDYHHAPHRHATNGGPGMGDWRGGKNGETLVLPVPDGTVVKSKDGTVLADLVGEGTEYIAAAGGPGGLGNAALSSQKRRAPGFALLGIEGESSDIVLELKSIADIALVGFPSAGKSSLIAAMSAARPKIADYPFTTLIPNLGVVQAGDVRFTIADVPGLIEGASEGKGLGHNFLRHVERCAALVHVLDCGTLESDRDPLSDLSIIETELEKYAVDMSYAGQDGEVVPLNHRPRLVALNKVDLPDGKDMAEFVRPELESRGYRVFEVSATSHEGLRQLGFAMAEIVKAARDAVEAAPPKVTPTVLRPRAVNETGFRIRREEKAHEPLFRVLGDKPVRWVKQTDFTNEEAIGYLADRLARLGVETELFKMGAKPGDTVVIGEDDGVVFDWEPTMMAGAELLASPRGTDIRFADTGDRPTRSQKREEQQERRDAKAAARAELEAERKAGIWTESVSGRRAAQPIKESGLDSGDES from the coding sequence GTGGCCAGCTTTGTAGACCGGGTAGTACTGCACGTATCCGGCGGTACCGGCGGCCACGGTTGCGTCTCCGTCCACCGGGAGAAGTTCAAGCCCCTCGGCGGGCCCGACGGCGGCAACGGCGGCAATGGCGGTGACGTGATCCTCCGCGTGGACCACCAGACCACCACCCTCCTCGATTACCACCACGCCCCGCACCGGCACGCCACCAACGGCGGTCCCGGCATGGGCGACTGGCGCGGCGGCAAGAACGGCGAAACCCTGGTCCTGCCTGTCCCGGACGGCACGGTGGTGAAGTCCAAGGACGGCACCGTGCTGGCGGACCTGGTGGGCGAGGGTACCGAGTACATCGCCGCCGCCGGCGGACCCGGCGGCCTGGGCAACGCTGCCCTGTCCTCCCAGAAGCGCCGCGCGCCGGGCTTCGCCCTGCTCGGCATCGAAGGCGAATCCAGCGACATCGTCCTGGAGCTGAAGTCCATTGCAGACATCGCCCTGGTGGGATTCCCGTCGGCCGGCAAGTCCAGCCTCATCGCCGCCATGTCCGCCGCACGCCCGAAGATCGCCGACTACCCGTTCACCACCCTCATTCCCAACCTGGGCGTCGTCCAGGCGGGCGACGTCCGGTTCACCATCGCGGACGTCCCGGGCCTGATCGAAGGTGCCAGCGAAGGAAAGGGCCTTGGCCACAACTTCCTGCGGCACGTGGAACGCTGCGCCGCCCTGGTTCACGTCCTGGACTGCGGCACGCTCGAATCCGATCGCGATCCGCTGTCCGACCTCTCCATCATCGAGACCGAGCTTGAAAAGTACGCGGTAGACATGAGCTACGCCGGCCAGGACGGCGAAGTGGTCCCGCTGAACCACCGTCCCCGCCTCGTGGCATTGAACAAGGTGGACCTGCCGGACGGCAAGGACATGGCCGAATTCGTCCGCCCTGAGCTGGAGTCCCGCGGCTACCGGGTCTTCGAGGTCTCGGCCACCAGCCACGAGGGCCTGCGGCAGCTCGGCTTCGCGATGGCCGAGATCGTCAAGGCAGCACGCGATGCCGTCGAAGCCGCCCCGCCGAAGGTTACCCCCACCGTGCTGCGTCCGCGCGCCGTAAATGAAACCGGGTTCCGGATCCGCCGCGAGGAGAAGGCCCACGAGCCGCTGTTCCGTGTCCTTGGCGACAAGCCCGTGCGCTGGGTCAAGCAGACGGACTTCACCAACGAAGAAGCCATCGGATACCTGGCAGACCGGCTCGCAAGGCTGGGCGTGGAAACCGAGCTGTTCAAGATGGGCGCCAAGCCGGGTGACACCGTGGTAATTGGTGAAGACGACGGCGTGGTCTTCGACTGGGAGCCCACCATGATGGCAGGTGCCGAACTGCTGGCGTCGCCGCGCGGCACCGACATCCGTTTCGCCGACACCGGCGACCGCCCCACCCGCAGCCAGAAGCGCGAGGAGCAGCAGGAACGCCGGGATGCCAAGGCCGCAGCCCGCGCCGAACTCGAAGCCGAACGCAAGGCCGGCATCTGGACAGAGTCCGTCAGTGGACGGCGCGCGGCCCAGCCCATTAAGGAAAGTGGCCTGGATTCCGGCGATGAGTCCTAG
- the rpmA gene encoding 50S ribosomal protein L27 produces MAHKKGASSTRNGRDSNAQYLGVKRFGGQVVSAGEIIVRQRGTHFHPGAGVGRGGDDTLFALTPGAVEFGTRRGRRVVNIVAAAAAE; encoded by the coding sequence ATGGCACATAAAAAGGGCGCGAGCTCCACTCGCAACGGTCGTGACTCCAACGCACAGTACCTCGGCGTCAAGCGCTTCGGCGGCCAGGTAGTTTCCGCCGGCGAGATCATCGTCCGCCAGCGTGGCACCCACTTCCACCCGGGCGCCGGCGTTGGCCGTGGCGGCGACGACACCCTGTTCGCACTGACCCCGGGCGCCGTTGAATTCGGTACCCGCCGCGGTCGTCGCGTCGTCAACATCGTTGCTGCTGCAGCTGCAGAGTAA
- the rplU gene encoding 50S ribosomal protein L21: MVYAIVRAGGRQEKVSVGDFVTLNRVAGGAGSTIELPALLLVDGDKITTAAADLAKVTVTAEILQDLRGPKIVIQKFKNKTGYKKRQGHRQELTKVKITGIK, translated from the coding sequence GTGGTGTACGCGATTGTCCGCGCAGGCGGCCGCCAAGAGAAGGTTTCTGTTGGAGACTTCGTTACCCTGAACCGCGTCGCCGGTGGGGCTGGCAGCACCATCGAGCTGCCCGCACTGCTCCTGGTTGATGGTGACAAGATCACCACTGCCGCTGCTGACCTGGCCAAGGTGACCGTTACGGCTGAAATCCTCCAGGACCTCCGTGGTCCTAAGATTGTCATCCAGAAGTTCAAGAACAAGACCGGTTACAAGAAGCGCCAGGGTCACCGTCAGGAACTGACCAAGGTCAAGATCACTGGCATCAAGTAA
- the thiD gene encoding bifunctional hydroxymethylpyrimidine kinase/phosphomethylpyrimidine kinase, with protein MSLLSTTLAIPAATPFPNPSAAALTAAGRDVPRVLAIAGSDPSGGAGIQADLKSIAAHGGYGMAAITALTAQNTRGVTAVHVPPASFLAQQLAAISDDIHVDAVKIGMLGDAEVIAAVRTWLEKVRPAVVVLDPVMVATSGDRLLQESAEAALRNLVPLAHLVTPNLAELAMLLEEDVQDTWEAALEQGRRLADATGTAVLVKGGHLQGSSCPDALIGPAGMLSADVVEIPGERVATRNSHGTGCSLSSAMATVQAQVGNWEAALREVKPWLAGALAASDVLEVGTGNGPVHHFHHIRKALRPGDFTAQLRKDADVHLEAIYALDFIEGLASGTLPENEFAYYLAQDAIYLNGYSRVLARASALAPTEAEQLFWAGSARQCLEVESELHRSWLSTRTVRPQLGPVTKAYVDHLTAASASGSYAVLAAAVLPCFWLYADAGKALHARFLADGEPAGHPYAEWLRTYADEDFAAATRRAIAMVDDAARKASDDERQAMATAFRQSCRLEVEFFDAPRLHS; from the coding sequence ATGTCTCTTTTGTCTACGACCCTTGCCATACCTGCAGCCACGCCGTTCCCCAATCCCTCCGCCGCCGCACTGACGGCAGCCGGACGGGACGTGCCCCGCGTCCTGGCCATCGCGGGCTCGGACCCCTCCGGCGGGGCCGGCATCCAGGCGGACCTCAAAAGCATCGCGGCCCACGGCGGCTACGGCATGGCCGCCATCACTGCCCTCACAGCCCAAAACACCCGTGGGGTGACCGCTGTCCATGTTCCTCCGGCATCGTTCCTGGCACAGCAGCTGGCGGCCATCAGCGACGACATCCACGTGGACGCCGTCAAGATCGGCATGCTGGGCGACGCCGAGGTGATCGCCGCCGTGCGCACCTGGCTGGAGAAGGTGCGCCCCGCCGTCGTGGTCCTGGACCCCGTCATGGTTGCCACCAGCGGGGACCGGCTGCTGCAGGAGAGCGCCGAAGCCGCGCTCCGCAACCTGGTGCCGCTGGCCCACCTTGTCACCCCCAACCTGGCTGAGCTGGCCATGCTGCTGGAGGAAGACGTACAGGACACGTGGGAGGCAGCCCTGGAACAGGGCAGGCGGCTGGCCGATGCCACCGGCACTGCCGTACTGGTCAAAGGCGGGCACCTGCAGGGCAGCAGTTGCCCGGACGCCCTGATTGGCCCGGCCGGCATGCTGTCTGCTGACGTCGTCGAAATCCCGGGGGAGCGGGTTGCAACGCGCAACAGCCACGGCACAGGCTGCTCCCTGTCCTCCGCCATGGCAACGGTCCAGGCACAGGTAGGCAACTGGGAAGCAGCTCTTCGGGAAGTAAAACCCTGGCTTGCTGGGGCGTTGGCGGCGTCTGATGTGCTGGAGGTGGGAACAGGCAACGGGCCTGTGCACCATTTCCACCACATCCGGAAAGCCCTTCGGCCAGGCGACTTCACGGCGCAACTGCGGAAAGATGCCGACGTCCACCTTGAGGCCATCTACGCCTTGGACTTCATCGAGGGCCTGGCCTCGGGGACACTTCCGGAAAACGAGTTCGCGTATTACCTTGCGCAGGATGCCATCTACCTGAACGGGTATTCGCGCGTCCTTGCCCGGGCCAGCGCGCTGGCCCCCACGGAAGCCGAGCAGCTGTTCTGGGCGGGCTCGGCACGGCAATGCCTCGAAGTGGAGTCGGAACTGCACCGTTCCTGGCTCAGCACCCGCACCGTCCGTCCCCAACTGGGGCCCGTCACCAAGGCCTACGTGGACCACCTGACCGCTGCGTCGGCGTCGGGAAGCTATGCAGTCCTGGCGGCAGCTGTCCTGCCCTGCTTCTGGCTGTACGCGGACGCCGGCAAGGCGCTCCATGCAAGGTTCCTTGCGGACGGGGAACCGGCAGGCCACCCTTACGCCGAGTGGCTGCGCACCTATGCCGACGAGGATTTCGCAGCGGCAACACGCCGGGCCATCGCTATGGTGGACGACGCTGCACGGAAGGCCTCCGATGACGAGCGGCAGGCCATGGCCACCGCTTTCCGGCAGTCCTGCCGGCTGGAAGTGGAGTTCTTCGACGCGCCGCGGCTCCACTCCTGA
- a CDS encoding Rne/Rng family ribonuclease has product MNNETELSVNEVEPAVEAAAEPKKAPRTRRKAAPKADDAVAAPPAAEAVPDDAPAAVATPETADAPAAPAKAAARRPRARKKTDAAEPLPAFAIDADPAGSGAAAGAADAGADTAAEAAAAGEVPAEQAETKPVRRRRVATRKAAPAGDPAETQASAETPAAAQEPPAAVALDAETEDRGAVARKAAVQAAVTTAAEQEPDADEATAGPAQATGTAVPAAAGESATTPGEAAPAAGEAAEEPGAFASLFLEPASPTSVLFQAPDLSTVVRPAAPAAADQGEDQDDAEDNESEESSGRRRRRSRGRRGRSRLDDREDAGTDGSDADGASDESDEDETGPAEDGVTSRRRRRRRRGDQDLELTGGEGDDPPNTVTRVRAPRAVSEAPASNRVTSVKGSTRLEAKKQRRRESRDTGRRRTVITEAEFLARRESVDRQMIVRQRDDRIQIGVLEDGVLAEHFVSKTQQDSLIGNVYLGKVQNVLPSMEAAFVDIGRGRNAVLYAGEVNWEAVNLEGKQRRIENALKSGDTVLVQVTKDPVGHKGARLTSQISLPGRYLVYVPGGSMTGISRKLPDVERNRLKRILKDRLPEQAGVIVRTAAEGASEEELTHDINRLRAQWEGIESQSSSTKVLAPELLYGEPDLTIKVVRDVFNEDFSKLIVSGEEAWDTIEAYVTYVAPDLVGRLEKWTKDQDIFAAWRIDEQIHKALERKVFLPSGGSLVIDRTEAMTVVDVNTGKFTGSGGNLEETVTKNNLEAAEEVVRQLRLRDIGGIIVIDFIDMVLESNRDLVLRRMVECLGRDRTKHQVAEVTSLGLVQMTRKRMGTGLLEVFGEQCEACAGRGVVTHDDPVEHRRANIVAAEQHVHRSDARPSGNRNEGNRSEGQRNEGQRTDVNQEGNRGERKRRRGRGGQAAEPAPAPAAVAAHPVQPDPHEAERHAKAEATRLALANIAAAAHAAHLHDDEVAARQTPALQDAGTTEKHDDGMPARPAAVLTFGGEKVALPFVEHADEHQASPALSLDRLAEAFAHLGQPASPVGSPSRESGTAQAAPAAPEPAEEVASAPRQPVAAAAPARELNAAATADPSRQRRPRRNRSASRAQGAANATTVEHHESVPAASEGHSHAAKAPEPAAPAEPAAKADAPIILGVGVPASEL; this is encoded by the coding sequence ATGAACAATGAAACAGAGCTTTCCGTTAACGAGGTTGAACCGGCTGTGGAAGCCGCGGCCGAACCCAAAAAGGCTCCCCGGACCCGACGCAAGGCAGCGCCGAAGGCCGATGACGCCGTAGCCGCACCCCCCGCTGCAGAGGCGGTTCCGGACGATGCCCCGGCTGCCGTTGCGACGCCCGAGACCGCGGACGCCCCCGCAGCCCCGGCCAAAGCCGCCGCGCGCCGTCCCCGGGCCAGGAAGAAGACAGACGCCGCAGAGCCGCTGCCCGCCTTCGCCATCGATGCAGACCCCGCCGGTTCCGGTGCGGCCGCTGGTGCTGCCGACGCCGGCGCTGACACTGCTGCAGAAGCGGCTGCTGCCGGCGAAGTGCCCGCGGAACAGGCAGAGACCAAGCCGGTCCGCCGCCGCCGTGTTGCCACGAGGAAGGCGGCTCCTGCGGGGGACCCTGCAGAAACGCAGGCCTCCGCGGAAACGCCCGCCGCTGCGCAGGAACCGCCCGCCGCTGTCGCGCTGGACGCTGAAACGGAGGACCGGGGTGCCGTAGCCCGGAAGGCGGCCGTGCAGGCAGCAGTAACCACGGCTGCAGAACAGGAACCTGACGCTGACGAAGCCACTGCCGGGCCGGCGCAGGCCACCGGCACGGCGGTTCCCGCGGCTGCAGGAGAATCCGCAACGACGCCGGGCGAAGCCGCCCCGGCTGCAGGGGAAGCTGCCGAGGAACCCGGCGCCTTCGCCTCGTTGTTCCTCGAGCCTGCCTCGCCCACCTCCGTGCTGTTCCAGGCCCCCGACCTGAGTACCGTCGTCCGCCCCGCCGCGCCCGCCGCAGCGGATCAGGGCGAAGACCAGGACGACGCCGAGGACAACGAATCCGAGGAATCCTCCGGCCGCCGCCGGCGCCGCAGCCGTGGCCGCCGTGGCCGCAGCCGGCTGGACGACCGCGAGGACGCCGGAACCGACGGCTCGGACGCCGATGGCGCCTCCGACGAATCGGACGAGGATGAAACCGGTCCGGCGGAAGACGGCGTAACGTCCCGCCGTCGCCGCCGTCGCCGCCGCGGTGACCAGGACCTCGAACTGACCGGCGGGGAAGGCGACGATCCGCCCAACACCGTGACCCGTGTCCGCGCCCCGCGTGCCGTCAGCGAGGCACCCGCCAGCAACCGCGTCACCTCCGTCAAGGGCTCCACCCGCCTGGAAGCCAAGAAGCAGCGCCGACGCGAATCCCGGGACACGGGCCGCCGCCGCACTGTCATCACCGAAGCGGAGTTCTTGGCCCGCCGCGAATCCGTGGACCGGCAGATGATCGTCCGCCAGCGCGACGACAGAATCCAGATCGGCGTCCTCGAGGACGGCGTTCTGGCCGAGCACTTCGTCTCCAAGACCCAGCAGGACTCGCTGATCGGCAACGTCTACCTGGGCAAGGTCCAGAACGTGCTGCCGTCCATGGAAGCTGCCTTCGTGGACATTGGACGCGGCCGCAACGCCGTCCTGTACGCGGGCGAGGTGAACTGGGAAGCAGTGAACCTTGAAGGCAAGCAGCGCCGTATCGAGAACGCGCTGAAGTCCGGCGACACCGTACTGGTCCAGGTGACCAAGGACCCCGTGGGCCACAAGGGCGCCCGTCTGACCAGCCAGATTTCGCTGCCGGGCCGCTACCTCGTCTACGTCCCGGGCGGTTCCATGACCGGAATTTCCCGCAAGCTGCCCGACGTCGAGCGGAACAGGCTCAAGCGCATCCTCAAGGACCGCCTGCCGGAGCAGGCCGGCGTCATCGTGCGCACGGCGGCCGAAGGGGCGTCCGAGGAGGAGCTGACCCACGACATCAACCGGCTCCGCGCCCAGTGGGAAGGCATCGAAAGCCAGTCATCCTCCACCAAAGTCCTGGCTCCGGAGCTGCTGTACGGCGAACCGGACCTCACCATCAAGGTGGTCCGTGACGTCTTCAACGAGGACTTCTCCAAGCTGATTGTCTCCGGTGAGGAAGCCTGGGACACCATCGAGGCCTATGTCACCTATGTGGCCCCGGACCTGGTGGGACGCCTCGAAAAGTGGACCAAGGACCAGGACATCTTCGCTGCCTGGCGGATTGATGAGCAGATCCACAAGGCCCTCGAACGCAAGGTCTTCCTGCCCTCCGGTGGCTCGCTGGTGATCGACCGGACCGAAGCCATGACCGTGGTGGACGTCAACACCGGCAAGTTCACCGGCAGCGGCGGCAACCTCGAAGAAACCGTCACCAAGAACAACCTTGAGGCGGCCGAGGAAGTGGTGCGCCAGCTGCGGCTGCGCGACATTGGCGGCATCATCGTGATCGACTTCATCGACATGGTCCTGGAATCGAACCGCGACCTCGTCCTGCGCCGCATGGTGGAATGCCTGGGCCGCGACCGCACCAAGCACCAGGTAGCGGAAGTCACCTCGCTGGGACTCGTCCAGATGACCCGCAAGCGCATGGGCACCGGGCTCCTCGAAGTCTTCGGCGAGCAGTGCGAAGCCTGTGCCGGCCGCGGCGTGGTCACCCACGACGACCCCGTGGAGCACCGCCGCGCCAACATCGTGGCTGCCGAGCAGCACGTCCACCGTTCCGACGCCCGCCCCAGTGGGAACCGGAACGAGGGCAACCGCAGCGAAGGCCAGCGCAATGAGGGCCAGCGCACCGACGTCAACCAGGAAGGTAACCGCGGCGAACGCAAGCGCCGCCGCGGACGGGGCGGCCAGGCGGCCGAACCGGCACCCGCACCCGCAGCCGTGGCCGCCCACCCCGTCCAGCCGGACCCGCACGAGGCCGAACGCCATGCCAAGGCTGAAGCCACCAGGCTGGCCCTGGCGAACATTGCCGCGGCCGCGCACGCTGCCCACCTGCATGATGACGAGGTGGCGGCTCGGCAAACTCCTGCCCTGCAGGACGCGGGCACCACGGAGAAGCACGACGACGGGATGCCGGCACGCCCCGCGGCTGTCCTGACGTTCGGCGGCGAAAAGGTCGCGCTGCCCTTCGTTGAGCACGCAGACGAGCACCAGGCCTCACCTGCGCTGTCGCTTGACCGGCTGGCCGAAGCGTTTGCCCACCTGGGCCAGCCGGCTTCGCCTGTTGGCAGCCCGTCACGGGAGTCCGGCACGGCCCAGGCCGCGCCGGCCGCCCCCGAACCGGCGGAGGAAGTGGCTTCGGCACCCCGGCAGCCCGTTGCTGCTGCGGCCCCGGCGCGTGAGCTGAACGCCGCAGCCACCGCCGACCCGTCCCGGCAGCGCCGTCCGCGGCGTAACCGCAGTGCCAGCAGGGCACAGGGTGCAGCCAACGCCACCACCGTGGAACACCACGAGAGTGTTCCGGCGGCCAGCGAAGGCCACTCCCATGCGGCCAAGGCACCTGAGCCTGCCGCGCCGGCAGAACCGGCAGCCAAAGCCGATGCGCCCATCATCCTGGGCGTAGGGGTTCCGGCCTCAGAGCTCTGA
- a CDS encoding vitamin K epoxide reductase family protein: MPSISPVNGTPAQERTTTTDSAPAANTPMMARNRPFGWLLVITGAIGWLASGTLVLEKLAVLQDPNHTTVCDVNPFVSCGEVMKTWQSSLFGFPNMFIGIVAFAIIITVGMALLSGATFARWYWIGLQTGVTLGFVFVVWLWSQALYDIHVLCPFCMIVWAAMIPLFIWTTIRNISAGVIPVPSGAARVVADSGWIIVALIYVGVIASIFFAFIQVFAGTSGF, translated from the coding sequence ATGCCCAGCATCTCCCCCGTCAACGGCACGCCAGCCCAGGAGCGGACCACCACCACGGACAGCGCCCCGGCGGCCAACACGCCAATGATGGCCCGGAACCGGCCCTTCGGCTGGCTCCTGGTGATTACCGGAGCTATCGGCTGGCTCGCTTCCGGGACCCTGGTCCTGGAAAAGCTCGCAGTGCTGCAGGATCCCAACCACACCACCGTGTGCGATGTGAATCCGTTCGTCTCCTGCGGCGAGGTGATGAAGACCTGGCAGAGTTCACTCTTTGGCTTCCCCAACATGTTTATCGGGATCGTGGCGTTCGCCATCATCATCACCGTGGGCATGGCCCTGTTGTCCGGCGCAACGTTTGCCCGCTGGTACTGGATCGGGCTGCAGACGGGCGTCACGCTCGGCTTCGTCTTCGTGGTGTGGCTGTGGTCCCAGGCCCTGTATGACATCCATGTCCTGTGCCCGTTCTGCATGATCGTCTGGGCGGCGATGATCCCGCTCTTCATCTGGACCACCATCCGCAACATCTCGGCCGGGGTCATCCCAGTCCCGTCCGGCGCCGCCCGCGTCGTGGCGGATTCGGGCTGGATCATCGTGGCGCTGATCTATGTGGGCGTCATTGCCAGCATCTTCTTCGCCTTCATCCAGGTGTTCGCCGGCACATCAGGCTTCTAA
- the ndk gene encoding nucleoside-diphosphate kinase: protein MTTERTLVLIKPDGVARNLTGAILARIEAKGYALAELKKVDATRELLEQHYEEHVGKPFYEPLVEFMLSGPVVAAIFEGHRVIEGFRSLAGTTDPTTAAPGTIRGDFGRDWGLKVQQNLVHGSDSTDSAEREIKIWF, encoded by the coding sequence GTGACCACTGAGCGCACCCTCGTCCTGATCAAGCCCGACGGCGTCGCCCGTAACCTCACCGGCGCCATCCTGGCCCGGATCGAAGCCAAGGGCTACGCCCTGGCGGAACTCAAGAAGGTGGACGCCACCCGCGAGCTCCTGGAGCAGCACTACGAAGAGCACGTGGGCAAGCCCTTCTACGAGCCGCTGGTGGAGTTCATGCTCAGCGGCCCCGTGGTAGCTGCGATCTTCGAAGGCCACCGCGTCATCGAAGGCTTCCGTTCCCTGGCAGGCACCACCGATCCCACCACAGCGGCCCCGGGCACCATCCGTGGCGACTTCGGCCGCGACTGGGGACTGAAGGTGCAGCAGAACCTGGTGCACGGATCAGACTCCACGGACTCGGCCGAGCGCGAGATCAAAATCTGGTTCTAG